A region of Blattabacterium cuenoti STAT DNA encodes the following proteins:
- the lipA gene encoding lipoyl synthase — protein sequence MNIFQKKPKWIKVKLPMSKNYHELQKLVSVHKLNTICQSGSCPNIGECWDRGVATFMILGNICTRSCRFCGVKTGRPNKIDWKEPEKVAKSIKILKVKHAVLTSVNRDDLRDMGASMWIQTIQKIRYFNPNITIETLIPDFKGEKKIIDKIIDIKPEVVSHNLETISRLTKKIRIQAQYNRSLEVLQYIKEKNKNIRTKTGIMLGLGETEEEIIETMKDIRKSKVDIMTMGQYLQPSLKHYPVRFFIVPEQFQKLKTIGLKMGFKYVESGPLVRSSYHAEKHVK from the coding sequence ATGAATATTTTTCAAAAAAAACCAAAATGGATAAAAGTAAAATTACCAATGAGTAAAAATTATCATGAATTGCAAAAATTAGTTTCAGTACATAAACTGAATACTATTTGTCAAAGTGGAAGTTGTCCTAACATAGGAGAATGTTGGGATAGAGGGGTTGCTACTTTCATGATATTAGGTAATATTTGTACAAGATCGTGTAGATTTTGTGGAGTAAAAACAGGACGTCCTAATAAAATAGATTGGAAAGAACCAGAAAAAGTAGCAAAATCTATAAAAATTTTAAAAGTAAAACATGCAGTATTAACTTCTGTAAACAGAGATGATTTACGGGATATGGGAGCTTCTATGTGGATTCAAACTATACAAAAAATACGATATTTTAATCCAAACATTACAATAGAAACTTTAATTCCAGATTTTAAAGGAGAGAAAAAAATAATAGATAAAATAATTGATATTAAACCAGAAGTAGTTTCTCATAACCTGGAAACAATTTCTAGATTAACAAAAAAAATTCGCATTCAAGCTCAATATAATCGTAGTCTCGAAGTTTTACAATATATAAAAGAAAAAAATAAAAATATACGTACAAAAACAGGAATCATGTTGGGATTAGGAGAAACAGAAGAAGAAATCATAGAAACGATGAAAGATATTAGAAAATCTAAAGTAGATATCATGACAATGGGTCAATATTTACAACCTTCTTTAAAACATTATCCTGTTCGTTTTTTTATTGTTCCAGAACAATTTCAAAAATTAAAAACAATTGGATTAAAAATGGGATTTAAATATGTAGAAAGTGGACCATTAGTTAGATCTTCTTATCATGCGGAAAAACATGTAAAATAA
- a CDS encoding zinc ribbon domain-containing protein produces MNKHNKIQETITVVDKLRVLYNLQLIDSRIDEIQKFRINIPVELESLEEELEKIQKKLESFHEEILSIKEDINKQNKNIKSSEALISKYEKQKYHIKNHKELYSLDKEVDYQKLEIQLSKKKIKELNIQIHKKYEIIESKKEILKNKKEHLFHKKKELNNILVENEKEEKILLKQSLCFSKKVDNNLLKIYQRIRNRVKNGIAIAPVQRGAPLGSYLAITPQKYSELVQRNKLLVDEHSGRILIDAELAEEEKKKSFVFCYNKKL; encoded by the coding sequence ATGAATAAACATAATAAAATACAAGAAACAATTACTGTAGTAGATAAATTGAGAGTATTATATAACCTTCAATTGATAGATTCTCGTATAGATGAAATACAAAAATTCCGTATAAATATTCCTGTGGAACTAGAAAGTTTAGAAGAAGAACTGGAAAAAATACAAAAAAAATTAGAATCTTTTCATGAAGAAATTCTTTCTATAAAAGAAGATATAAATAAACAAAACAAAAATATTAAATCGTCAGAAGCGTTGATTAGTAAATATGAAAAACAAAAATATCATATCAAAAATCATAAAGAATTATATTCTTTAGATAAAGAAGTTGATTATCAAAAATTAGAAATCCAATTATCTAAAAAAAAAATAAAGGAATTGAATATTCAAATCCATAAAAAATATGAAATTATAGAAAGTAAAAAAGAAATATTAAAAAACAAAAAAGAACACCTTTTTCACAAAAAAAAAGAATTAAATAATATTCTTGTAGAAAATGAAAAAGAAGAAAAAATTCTATTAAAACAATCTTTATGTTTTTCTAAAAAAGTAGACAATAATTTATTAAAAATTTATCAAAGAATTAGAAATAGAGTAAAAAATGGAATAGCTATTGCTCCAGTTCAAAGAGGAGCTCCATTAGGTTCTTATCTAGCAATTACTCCTCAAAAATATTCTGAACTAGTACAACGTAATAAATTATTAGTAGATGAACATAGTGGAAGAATATTAATAGATGCGGAATTAGCTGAAGAGGAAAAGAAAAAATCTTTTGTTTTTTGTTATAATAAAAAATTATAG
- a CDS encoding L-threonylcarbamoyladenylate synthase: protein MSFYVEIEKSVDILKKGKNLLYPTDTVWGLGCDAFNIKAIKRICEIKNRSISKSMILLVENMDRLHQLVGNIPSFTKKIILENFVKKEKPITIIYENTNKIASNFFRKDRTLAIRLTHDPFCICLIRKLDKPITSTSANLSGFVTPRSFSEISPFILKKTDYVVNFRREEKANYNSSSIIKIISNQVKILRD, encoded by the coding sequence ATGTCTTTTTACGTGGAAATAGAAAAAAGCGTAGATATTTTAAAAAAAGGAAAAAACTTATTGTATCCTACAGATACTGTATGGGGATTGGGATGTGATGCTTTTAATATAAAAGCTATAAAAAGGATATGTGAAATCAAGAATAGAAGTATTTCTAAATCTATGATTCTTTTGGTAGAAAACATGGATCGTTTGCATCAATTAGTAGGAAATATACCTTCTTTTACTAAAAAGATAATTTTAGAAAATTTTGTTAAAAAAGAAAAACCTATTACTATAATATACGAAAATACTAATAAAATAGCGTCTAATTTTTTTAGAAAAGATAGAACTTTAGCTATTCGTTTGACACATGATCCATTTTGTATTTGCTTAATACGAAAATTGGATAAACCTATAACTTCTACTTCTGCCAATTTATCTGGATTTGTTACTCCTAGATCTTTTTCAGAAATTAGTCCTTTCATTTTAAAAAAAACAGATTATGTTGTAAATTTCCGTAGAGAAGAAAAAGCAAACTATAATAGTTCTTCTATTATAAAAATAATATCTAATCAAGTAAAAATATTACGAGACTGA
- a CDS encoding DHH family phosphoesterase, whose translation MLFSNINGKNKKKIVLFPHNNPDGDALGSSLALFFYLRKLKHDVDLISPTEYSEFFQWLPGIDKILIFSEKTKYLVKKKIINADYIFFIDFNNFSRINNISDLFSYSKAKKVLIDHHPFPFYFDFMFSDPTVAATSILVFRFISDMNNLDKIDKNIATCLYVGLMTDTGYFRFPSITSETHFIAGKLIEKGIDINFIYHHLQEKYNENRLILLSKALNNLKIIKKYRTAYTSIKTSDINFYSYKQGDTEGIITYGLGIKNIVFSVLFFEEKKKFPIKISFRSKGNFDVNMFARKHFGGGGHKNAAGGTSERSLSESIKYFLKTIHNYYIHLLTSSI comes from the coding sequence ATGTTGTTTTCTAATATTAATGGAAAAAATAAAAAAAAAATCGTATTATTTCCTCATAATAATCCAGATGGAGATGCTTTAGGATCTTCTCTAGCTCTTTTTTTTTATCTTAGAAAGTTAAAACATGATGTAGATTTAATATCTCCAACAGAATATTCTGAGTTTTTTCAATGGCTTCCAGGAATTGATAAAATTTTGATTTTTTCTGAAAAGACCAAATATTTAGTAAAGAAAAAAATTATAAATGCCGATTATATTTTTTTTATAGATTTTAATAATTTTTCAAGAATTAATAATATAAGCGATCTTTTTTCGTATTCGAAAGCAAAAAAAGTATTAATTGATCATCATCCTTTTCCATTTTATTTTGATTTTATGTTTTCAGATCCTACAGTAGCAGCAACTAGTATTTTAGTTTTTCGATTCATTTCTGATATGAATAATTTAGATAAAATAGATAAAAACATAGCTACATGTTTATATGTAGGATTGATGACTGATACAGGTTATTTCCGTTTTCCTTCTATTACTTCAGAAACTCATTTTATTGCAGGAAAATTAATAGAAAAAGGAATTGACATAAATTTCATTTATCATCATTTACAAGAAAAATATAATGAAAATAGATTGATACTTTTATCTAAAGCTTTGAATAATTTGAAAATTATTAAAAAATATAGAACAGCTTATACAAGCATAAAAACCTCGGATATTAATTTTTATTCATATAAACAAGGAGATACAGAAGGTATCATTACTTATGGATTAGGCATTAAAAATATTGTTTTTTCCGTTTTATTTTTTGAAGAAAAAAAAAAATTTCCTATCAAAATTTCCTTTCGTTCAAAAGGAAATTTTGATGTGAATATGTTTGCTAGAAAACATTTTGGAGGAGGGGGGCATAAAAATGCAGCAGGAGGAACATCTGAAAGGAGTTTATCTGAATCTATAAAATATTTTTTGAAAACTATCCATAATTATTATATTCATCTTCTTACATCTTCCATTTAA
- a CDS encoding Nif3-like dinuclear metal center hexameric protein, protein MKVFVRDIAYMLENIAPLEYADSYDNVGLIVGSFYKEVRSILITLDLTEEVLYESIKKKCDLIISFHPVIFKSIKNITGKTFSERVVIHALKNDISIYVIHTNLDVIWEGSSSYISKLLQINREKVLIPRKKTIKKLITYVPVDYAEKVRNALFDAGAGNVSDYSHCSYNFDGYGSYMGNKKTKPFFGKKEVFHIEKETCIGVLFPDFKLDIIKKALFQNHPYEEVAYEIYNIENTNSHIGIGFIGNLVENMNEYDFLFFIKKRMNIPCIRHSNFIEKRIQKIAMITGSGRFGIEFAMKEKADVFISSDLKYHDFFKYEKKILIVDIGHYESEKFIKKLLKSFLDQNFTSISVFESEVYTNPVKYFY, encoded by the coding sequence ATGAAAGTGTTTGTTAGAGACATAGCTTATATGTTAGAAAATATAGCTCCTCTAGAATATGCAGATTCTTATGACAACGTTGGATTGATAGTAGGATCATTTTATAAAGAAGTAAGAAGTATATTGATTACTTTAGATCTTACTGAAGAGGTTCTTTATGAATCTATAAAAAAAAAATGTGATTTAATTATTTCTTTTCATCCTGTCATTTTCAAATCTATTAAAAATATAACTGGAAAAACATTTTCAGAGAGAGTCGTAATTCATGCATTAAAAAATGATATATCTATTTATGTAATTCATACAAATTTAGATGTAATATGGGAAGGATCTTCTTCTTATATATCCAAATTATTACAAATTAACAGAGAAAAAGTTCTTATTCCAAGAAAAAAAACCATAAAAAAATTAATAACATATGTCCCAGTTGATTACGCTGAAAAAGTAAGAAATGCTTTATTTGATGCAGGAGCTGGAAACGTTTCTGATTATAGTCATTGTAGTTATAATTTTGATGGGTATGGAAGTTATATGGGAAATAAAAAAACTAAACCTTTTTTTGGAAAAAAAGAAGTTTTTCATATAGAAAAAGAAACTTGTATTGGTGTTTTATTTCCTGATTTTAAATTAGATATAATAAAAAAAGCATTGTTTCAAAATCATCCTTACGAAGAAGTTGCTTACGAAATTTATAATATTGAAAATACTAATTCTCATATAGGGATAGGTTTTATAGGAAACCTTGTAGAAAATATGAATGAATATGATTTTCTTTTTTTTATAAAAAAAAGAATGAACATCCCTTGTATTCGGCATTCTAATTTTATAGAAAAAAGGATTCAAAAAATCGCTATGATTACAGGATCGGGGCGTTTTGGAATTGAATTTGCTATGAAAGAAAAAGCGGATGTTTTTATATCCTCTGATTTGAAATACCATGATTTTTTTAAATATGAAAAAAAAATATTAATTGTGGATATAGGGCATTACGAATCTGAAAAATTTATTAAAAAATTACTGAAATCTTTTTTAGATCAAAATTTTACTTCGATTTCTGTTTTTGAATCGGAAGTTTATACTAATCCAGTTAAATATTTTTATTAA
- a CDS encoding thioredoxin family protein, translated as MVQTYSSNETKIQFQDFELLEVSSGKKKFLKDFFSNQATVIMFICNHCPYVKHINTELIRLANDFIPKMISFLAINSNDKIKYPEDSPENMKKVHNQLNYPFPYFFDETQEVAKYYNAKCTPEFFIFFGNGNLCYHGQLDDSRPGNKVPVTGYDVRNILNNILKGKKMLSPIVKSSYGCNIKWKM; from the coding sequence ATGGTACAAACTTATTCTTCTAATGAAACTAAAATTCAATTTCAAGATTTTGAATTATTAGAAGTTTCTTCGGGAAAAAAGAAATTTTTAAAAGACTTTTTTTCGAATCAAGCAACTGTAATTATGTTCATTTGTAATCACTGTCCGTATGTTAAGCATATTAATACAGAATTAATTCGTTTAGCTAATGATTTTATTCCAAAAATGATTTCATTTTTAGCTATTAATTCTAATGATAAAATAAAATATCCAGAAGATTCTCCAGAAAATATGAAAAAAGTACATAATCAATTAAATTATCCTTTTCCTTATTTTTTTGATGAAACACAAGAAGTTGCTAAATATTATAATGCAAAATGTACTCCTGAATTTTTTATCTTTTTCGGGAATGGAAATTTATGTTACCATGGACAATTGGATGATTCTAGACCTGGGAATAAGGTTCCTGTTACAGGTTATGATGTGAGAAATATCTTAAACAATATTTTAAAAGGAAAAAAAATGTTATCTCCAATAGTAAAATCAAGTTACGGATGTAATATTAAATGGAAGATGTAA
- a CDS encoding UvrD-helicase domain-containing protein: MLVLPSTLKIYNASAGSGKTTFLVINYLYVLLKSPFPDEYKRVLALTFTKKASEEMKNRILQCIKEFSNKKVKKEYCFLFDYITKKLKLTKHQLYQRSERILFSIIHDFYSFSKNISTIDKFTYNIIRSFFSEKKIDLEMNTDRFLLKIVENILYRLKNSEKWSNVLIQSSLENLKKGKNWDLKKELFKIAHVIVEENNFFPIKKMKNYPLEHFLQLKNTVFKRTEKFEKKCKKIGKSFFQILERSSIQKHSFIHLDLPRLFQNLKNGNIFSNPFHKRIEGYIQKGIFYSKFFSDNNQKILIEKNKKIISLLYEKTKFIYKKNISNYLLDKLFLKNISILSIIHEIEKEFHKMKNEENIILNTELNKILYERIIEGSFPKIYEKIGVQYKHYFIDEFQDISFLQWQNIKILVENALSENGSAMIVGDPKQSIYRWRGGDSKQFLNLINSKSSNYKKDIKIIEKNFRSYEEIVKFNNSLYQSISKIFHSTIYQNIYKNYKQKIYKKYGGYVEINFIHDSKNYKEHIYSKIKNRIEKLLKQKYALSDIAILVRNNEEGYFLSEKLVESGFVVNTSVSLLIKNHFEIQIIINFFYIISSPYCYQKRVLLIFLLLKNKIIRIKKDDHDFIVKILFLPLDSFLKKIFLKENSLTLKKLYNKSIYNISEKIIESFGLLNNQNSTYIYSFLDFIYRSMKKVGNSIPDFLDYWETQKEKESIVVSDHINAIRIMTIHKSKGLQFPIVLIPFADWNIFPKKKEKVWIDVNPHLYNGLNSIFLEKIEPYFKYIKHDNNIRNFYEDYLSNIKFDNINLLYVATTRSIEQLFLFSKFGNNKSVSSYIKNLLCEKKMWNEKKCKYLFGKEGKNS; encoded by the coding sequence ATGCTAGTTTTACCATCTACTTTAAAAATATACAACGCTTCAGCTGGTTCTGGAAAAACTACTTTTTTAGTCATAAATTATCTTTATGTTTTGTTAAAAAGCCCTTTTCCTGACGAATATAAAAGAGTTTTAGCTTTAACTTTTACTAAAAAAGCCTCTGAAGAAATGAAAAATCGCATTTTACAGTGCATAAAAGAATTTTCAAATAAAAAAGTTAAAAAAGAATATTGTTTTTTATTTGATTATATCACAAAAAAGTTAAAATTAACAAAACATCAATTATATCAACGTTCAGAAAGAATATTATTTTCTATAATACATGATTTTTATTCTTTTTCTAAAAATATAAGTACGATAGATAAGTTTACTTATAATATTATAAGATCTTTTTTTTCAGAAAAAAAAATAGATTTAGAAATGAATACAGATAGATTTCTATTGAAAATTGTAGAAAATATCTTATACAGATTAAAAAATTCTGAAAAATGGTCAAATGTTTTAATTCAATCTTCTTTAGAAAATCTAAAAAAAGGAAAAAATTGGGATTTGAAAAAGGAATTATTTAAAATAGCTCATGTAATCGTTGAAGAGAATAATTTTTTTCCTATAAAAAAAATGAAAAATTATCCTTTAGAACATTTTTTACAATTAAAAAATACTGTATTTAAAAGAACTGAAAAATTTGAAAAAAAATGTAAAAAAATAGGAAAAAGTTTTTTTCAAATTTTAGAAAGAAGTTCCATTCAAAAACATTCATTCATTCATTTAGATTTACCAAGACTTTTTCAAAATTTAAAAAATGGAAATATATTTTCCAATCCATTCCATAAACGAATTGAAGGATATATTCAAAAAGGAATATTTTACTCCAAATTTTTTTCTGATAACAATCAAAAAATACTAATAGAAAAAAATAAAAAAATAATATCTCTTTTATATGAAAAAACAAAATTTATATATAAAAAAAATATATCCAATTATCTTTTGGATAAACTTTTTTTAAAAAACATAAGCATATTATCAATAATACATGAAATTGAAAAAGAATTTCACAAGATGAAAAATGAAGAAAATATTATTTTAAATACAGAATTAAATAAAATTCTTTATGAAAGAATTATTGAAGGATCATTTCCAAAAATATATGAAAAAATAGGAGTACAATATAAACATTATTTCATTGATGAATTTCAAGATATTTCATTTTTACAATGGCAAAATATTAAAATATTAGTTGAAAATGCATTGTCTGAAAATGGATCAGCCATGATAGTAGGAGATCCAAAACAATCTATATATAGATGGAGGGGGGGGGATTCTAAACAATTTTTAAATTTAATTAATTCTAAATCAAGTAATTATAAAAAAGATATAAAAATTATAGAAAAAAATTTTCGTAGCTATGAAGAAATTGTAAAATTTAATAATTCACTTTATCAATCTATATCTAAAATATTTCATTCTACTATTTATCAAAATATATATAAAAATTATAAACAAAAAATATATAAAAAATATGGTGGATATGTAGAAATAAATTTTATTCATGATTCTAAAAATTACAAGGAACATATTTATTCAAAAATAAAAAATAGAATAGAAAAATTATTGAAACAAAAATATGCATTATCTGATATTGCAATTTTAGTTAGAAACAATGAAGAAGGTTATTTTTTGTCTGAAAAATTAGTAGAAAGTGGTTTTGTTGTAAATACTTCTGTTTCCTTATTAATAAAAAATCATTTTGAAATTCAAATTATCATAAATTTTTTTTACATTATTTCTTCTCCCTATTGTTATCAAAAAAGAGTTCTTTTAATTTTTTTATTATTAAAAAATAAAATTATTCGAATTAAAAAAGATGATCATGATTTTATTGTGAAAATACTTTTTTTACCTCTAGACTCATTCTTAAAGAAAATTTTTTTGAAAGAAAATTCATTAACATTAAAGAAATTATATAACAAATCAATATACAATATATCAGAAAAAATTATTGAATCTTTTGGTTTATTAAATAATCAAAATTCTACATACATTTATTCCTTTTTAGATTTTATTTATAGATCTATGAAAAAGGTTGGAAATTCTATTCCAGATTTTTTAGATTATTGGGAAACTCAAAAAGAAAAAGAAAGTATTGTAGTTTCTGATCATATTAACGCCATTCGTATTATGACTATTCATAAGTCTAAAGGATTGCAATTTCCTATAGTACTTATTCCCTTCGCTGATTGGAATATTTTCCCTAAAAAAAAAGAAAAAGTATGGATCGATGTAAATCCTCATTTATATAATGGATTAAATTCTATTTTTTTAGAAAAAATAGAACCTTATTTTAAATATATAAAACATGATAATAATATCCGAAACTTTTATGAAGATTATTTATCAAACATTAAATTTGATAATATTAATTTATTATATGTAGCTACTACTCGTTCCATTGAACAACTCTTTTTATTTTCAAAATTTGGAAATAATAAATCTGTATCATCTTATATAAAAAATCTTCTATGTGAAAAAAAAATGTGGAATGAAAAAAAATGTAAATATCTTTTCGGAAAAGAAGGAAAAAATTCTTAA
- a CDS encoding CCA tRNA nucleotidyltransferase, whose translation MNLSSIFHQKIFRIVSISSQRIKQKSYVIGGYVRDLLIGKMESKDLDILTIGEGIRLAKEVSKTLIPSPKIRIFKRFGTAMLEYNNQRIEFVGSRKESYSFSSRNPIIKLGSLQDDQNRRDFTINALAISLNRNNYGELIDPFGGLSDLKKKILRTPLDANITYSDDPLRMMRAIRFASQLQFEIEKNSFQSIQKNKNRISIVSIERIVEEFNKILLSEKPSVGLLLLYKSGLLSIILPELTLLKGIEEKNGYKHKDNFYHTLQVVDNISKEKNNSIWLRWVALFHDIGKTFTKKFIPEIGWSFHAHEFVGAKMIPSIFQRLKLPKSSSMKYIQKMIQFSYRPIALIGNNTNDSAIRRLLFDVGNDLEDLMKLCIADITTNNVERKNKYKKNIYILMERIRKLEEKDRIQNWKSPISGNDIMKVFQIDPCKKIGIIKDFIKDAILEGKISNNFRSAYFIMLKKGKELGLKKK comes from the coding sequence ATGAATTTATCATCTATTTTTCATCAAAAAATATTTCGTATTGTAAGTATTTCTTCTCAAAGAATAAAACAAAAAAGTTATGTAATAGGAGGTTATGTTCGAGATCTTTTGATAGGAAAAATGGAATCAAAAGATTTGGATATTTTAACTATTGGAGAAGGGATTAGATTAGCTAAAGAAGTTTCTAAAACTTTAATACCTTCTCCAAAAATTAGAATATTTAAACGTTTTGGAACAGCTATGTTAGAATACAATAATCAAAGAATTGAATTTGTAGGATCAAGAAAAGAATCTTATTCTTTTTCTAGTAGAAATCCGATTATTAAGTTAGGATCATTGCAAGATGATCAAAATAGAAGAGATTTTACAATTAATGCTTTAGCTATTAGTTTAAACCGTAACAACTATGGAGAACTGATTGATCCATTTGGAGGTTTATCAGATTTAAAAAAAAAAATATTAAGAACTCCATTAGATGCAAATATAACTTATTCTGATGATCCACTAAGAATGATGCGAGCTATACGGTTTGCTAGTCAATTACAATTTGAAATTGAAAAAAATTCATTTCAATCAATTCAAAAAAATAAAAATAGAATCTCTATTGTTTCTATAGAAAGAATTGTAGAGGAATTTAACAAAATTTTACTATCTGAAAAACCTTCTGTAGGATTACTTTTATTATATAAATCTGGATTATTATCAATAATATTACCGGAATTAACTTTGTTGAAAGGAATAGAAGAAAAAAATGGATATAAACACAAAGATAACTTTTATCATACTTTACAAGTAGTAGATAATATTAGTAAAGAAAAAAATAATTCTATTTGGTTAAGATGGGTTGCGTTATTTCATGATATAGGAAAAACTTTTACAAAAAAATTTATCCCTGAAATAGGATGGTCTTTCCATGCTCATGAATTTGTGGGAGCTAAGATGATTCCAAGTATATTCCAACGTTTAAAACTTCCAAAAAGTTCTTCTATGAAATATATCCAAAAAATGATTCAATTTAGCTATAGGCCTATTGCATTAATAGGAAATAACACCAATGATTCTGCTATCCGTAGATTGTTATTTGATGTAGGAAACGATTTAGAAGATTTAATGAAATTATGTATTGCTGATATTACCACTAATAATGTAGAAAGAAAAAATAAATATAAAAAAAATATTTATATTTTGATGGAAAGAATTAGAAAATTAGAAGAAAAAGATAGAATCCAAAATTGGAAATCTCCTATATCAGGAAATGATATAATGAAGGTTTTTCAAATTGATCCATGTAAAAAAATAGGAATCATAAAAGATTTTATTAAAGACGCTATTTTAGAAGGAAAAATATCAAATAATTTTCGTTCGGCTTATTTTATTATGTTAAAAAAAGGAAAAGAATTAGGATTGAAAAAAAAATAA